The nucleotide window GCCCGTGAGGACCTCCTCGATCGTGCCGACGGTGCCGAGGTCGACCTTCTTGCCGCGCGGCAGCTCTTCGTTGATGGCCTCCATGCCCCAGTGGTGGCCCCGGCCGGGCGCGTCCGTCGCGCGCGCGAGCGGGGAGCCCATCATCACCGAGTCGGCACCGCAGGCGATGGCCTTGGAGAGGTCGCCGGACCAGCCGACCCCGCCGTCCGCGATCACGTGCACGTACCGGCCGCCGGACTCGTCCATGTAGTCGCGGCGCGCGGCGGCCACGTCGGCGACCGCGGTCGCCATCGGGACCTGGATGCCCAGCACGTTGCGCGTGGTGTGCGCGGCGCCGCCGCCGAAGCCCACCAGGACACCGGCGGCGCCCGTGCGCATCAGGTGCAGGGCCGCCGTGTACGTGGCGCAGCCGCCGACGATGACCGGCACGTCCAGCTCGTAGATGAACTGCTTCAGGTTCAGCGGCTCCGAAGCGCTCGACACGTGCTCCGCCGAGACCGTCGTACCGCGGATGACGAAGATGTCGACGCCCGCGTCCACGACGGCCTTGGAGAACTCCGCCGTGCGCTGCGGGGAGAGCGCGGCCGCGGTGACGACACCGGAGTCGCGCACCTCCTTGATGCGCTGCCCGATCAGCTCCTCCCGGATGGGAGCCGCGTAGATCTCCTGGAGGCGGCGGGTCGCGGTCTCGGAGTCCAGCCCGACGATCTCGTCGAGGAGCGGCTGCGGGTCGTCGTGCCTCGTCCACAGGCCCTCGAGGTTGAGGACGCCCAGACCGCCGAGCTCCCCGATGCGGATGGCGGTCCGCGGCGAGACGACCGAATCCATGGGAGCCGCCAGGAACGGCAGCTCGAAGCGGTAGGCGTCGATCTGCCAGGCGATCGAGACCTCCTTCGGGTCCCGCGTACGGCGGCTCGGGACGACGGCGATGTCATCGAAGGCGTACGCCCGGCGGCCGCGCTTGCCGCGCCCGATCTCGATCTCAGTCACGTGTGTGGCCTTTCCCTCTTCGGTTCTGCGCGTTCCAGTATCCCCGACACGTACGGCACACAGGGCGAGGGCGGTCCCGGAAGCCCCGGGACCGCCCTCGAACGTGTCGCTGCCGTGTCGCCGCTACTGGCCGCGGCTGTAGTTCGGCGCCTCGACCGTCATCTGGATGTCGTGCGGGTGGCTCTCCTTGAGGCCCGCCGACGTGATCCGCACGAAGCGGCCCTTGGTCTCCATCTCGTCGATGGAGGCGGCGCCGACGTAGCCCATGGTCTGGCGCAGGCCGCCGACGAGCTGGTGCAGCACGTTGCCGAGCGGGCCGCGGTAGGGCACCTGGCCCTCGATGCCCTCGGGGACGAGCTTGTCGTCGGAGGCCACCTCGGCCTGGAAGTAGCGGTCCTTCGAGTACGACTTGCCCTGCCCGCGGGACTGCATCGCGCCGAGCGAACCCATGCCGCGGTACGACTTGAACTGCTTGCCGTTGATGAAGAGCAGCTCGCCGGGCGACTCCTCGCAGCCGGCGAGGAGGCTGCCGAGCATCACGGTGTCGGCGCCGGCGGCCAGCGCCTTGCCGATGTCGCCGGAGTACTGCAGACCGCCGTCGCCGATCACCGGCACACCCGCGGCGCGGGCCGCGAGGGCCGCCTCGTAGATGGCGGTGACC belongs to Streptomyces sp. V3I8 and includes:
- a CDS encoding GuaB3 family IMP dehydrogenase-related protein — encoded protein: MTEIEIGRGKRGRRAYAFDDIAVVPSRRTRDPKEVSIAWQIDAYRFELPFLAAPMDSVVSPRTAIRIGELGGLGVLNLEGLWTRHDDPQPLLDEIVGLDSETATRRLQEIYAAPIREELIGQRIKEVRDSGVVTAAALSPQRTAEFSKAVVDAGVDIFVIRGTTVSAEHVSSASEPLNLKQFIYELDVPVIVGGCATYTAALHLMRTGAAGVLVGFGGGAAHTTRNVLGIQVPMATAVADVAAARRDYMDESGGRYVHVIADGGVGWSGDLSKAIACGADSVMMGSPLARATDAPGRGHHWGMEAINEELPRGKKVDLGTVGTIEEVLTGPSHTPDGSMNFFGALRRAMATTGYSELKEFQRVEVTVADSQHKR